The following coding sequences are from one Ramlibacter henchirensis window:
- the urtC gene encoding urea ABC transporter permease subunit UrtC, which translates to MPQRAPLLTKTGWTAFLLALILVCAVAPILNLAVPADSAFHMGDYAVALTARIMCYAIAALAMDLIWGYTGILSLGHGLFFALGGYVMGMYLMRQIGRDGHYRSELPDFMVFLDWKALPWHWTFSDSFLATCLLIVAVPGVVAFVFGYFAFRSRIKGVYFSIITQALTYAAMLLFFRNETGFGGNNGFTDFKRILGVALQTPQMRMTLFVITGLTLLAFFLLARWLVSAKFGRVLQAIRDAESRVMFSGYNPVGFKLAVWTLSAVMCGVAGALYVPQVGIINPGEMSPANSIEIAVWTAVGGRGTLVGPIAGAFVVNGAKSWLTVSAPEFWLYFLGGLFIVVTLFLPDGIAGLARRVWKRRSA; encoded by the coding sequence TTGCCGCAACGTGCGCCGCTCCTGACCAAAACCGGCTGGACCGCCTTCCTCCTCGCCCTGATCCTCGTCTGCGCCGTCGCTCCCATCCTCAACCTCGCCGTCCCGGCCGACAGCGCCTTCCACATGGGCGATTACGCGGTGGCGCTCACCGCGAGGATCATGTGCTACGCCATCGCCGCGCTCGCGATGGACCTGATCTGGGGCTACACCGGCATCCTGTCGCTCGGCCACGGCCTGTTCTTCGCGCTGGGCGGGTACGTGATGGGCATGTACCTGATGCGGCAGATCGGCCGCGACGGGCACTACAGGAGCGAGCTGCCCGACTTCATGGTGTTCCTGGACTGGAAGGCGCTGCCCTGGCACTGGACCTTCTCCGACAGCTTCCTCGCCACCTGCCTGCTGATCGTCGCCGTGCCCGGTGTCGTGGCCTTCGTGTTCGGCTACTTCGCCTTCCGCTCGCGCATCAAGGGCGTGTACTTCTCGATCATCACGCAGGCGCTCACCTACGCGGCGATGCTGCTCTTCTTCCGCAACGAGACAGGCTTCGGCGGCAACAACGGCTTCACTGACTTCAAGCGAATCCTGGGCGTCGCGCTGCAGACGCCGCAGATGCGCATGACGCTGTTCGTCATCACCGGGCTGACGCTGCTGGCCTTCTTCCTCCTCGCGCGCTGGCTGGTCAGCGCCAAGTTCGGCCGCGTGCTGCAGGCGATCCGCGACGCCGAATCGCGCGTCATGTTCTCCGGCTACAACCCCGTCGGCTTCAAGCTCGCGGTGTGGACGCTGTCGGCAGTGATGTGCGGCGTGGCCGGCGCGCTGTACGTGCCGCAGGTGGGCATCATCAATCCCGGCGAGATGAGCCCGGCCAACTCCATCGAGATCGCGGTGTGGACCGCGGTGGGCGGCCGCGGCACCCTCGTCGGGCCGATCGCCGGTGCGTTCGTGGTCAACGGGGCGAAGAGCTGGCTGACGGTGAGCGCGCCGGAGTTCTGGCTCTACTTCCTCGGCGGCCTCTTCATCGTCGTCACGCTGTTCCTGCCGGACGGCATCGCGGGGCTCGCGCGCCGCGTCTGGAAGAGGAGGTCCGCATGA
- the urtD gene encoding urea ABC transporter ATP-binding protein UrtD, translated as MTPDLMEEGARRAAAAAAGAAPGKTESGGRAAGFAHLLTRGEVDVSHGRILYLEDVSVSFDGFRAINKLSLDIAPGELRCVIGPNGAGKTTMMDIITGKTRPDSGTVFFGSTIDLLRYKEAQIAQLGIGRKFQKPTVFEQLTVFENLELALKTDKGVRACVFFSLDSEQSDRLASVLRTIHLADHVNRLAGTLSHGQKQWLEIGMLLMQDPKLLLLDEPVAGMTDEETERTAELFLSLKGQHSLMVVEHDMGFIKTISGKVTVLHEGAVLAEGSLEQVQNDERVIEVYLGR; from the coding sequence ATGACACCGGACCTCATGGAGGAGGGGGCGCGACGCGCCGCGGCGGCGGCAGCCGGCGCGGCCCCCGGCAAGACCGAATCCGGCGGGCGCGCCGCCGGATTCGCCCACCTGCTCACGCGCGGCGAAGTGGACGTGAGCCACGGCCGCATCCTGTACCTCGAGGACGTGAGCGTGAGCTTCGACGGCTTTCGCGCAATCAACAAGCTCTCGCTGGACATCGCGCCCGGCGAACTGCGCTGCGTCATCGGACCCAACGGCGCGGGCAAGACCACGATGATGGACATCATCACCGGCAAGACCCGTCCGGACAGCGGCACCGTGTTCTTCGGCAGCACGATCGACCTGCTCCGCTACAAGGAGGCGCAGATCGCGCAGCTGGGCATCGGCCGCAAGTTCCAGAAGCCCACGGTGTTCGAACAGCTGACGGTGTTCGAGAACCTGGAGCTCGCGCTCAAGACCGACAAGGGCGTTCGCGCCTGCGTGTTCTTCTCGCTCGATTCGGAGCAATCGGACCGGCTCGCTTCCGTGCTCCGCACCATCCACCTGGCCGATCACGTGAACCGGCTCGCGGGCACCCTCAGCCACGGGCAGAAGCAATGGCTGGAGATCGGGATGCTGCTGATGCAGGACCCGAAGCTGCTGCTGCTGGACGAACCCGTGGCCGGCATGACCGACGAGGAGACCGAGCGCACGGCCGAACTGTTCCTGTCATTGAAGGGGCAGCACTCGCTGATGGTGGTGGAGCACGACATGGGCTTCATCAAGACCATCTCGGGGAAGGTGACGGTGCTGCACGAAGGCGCGGTGCTGGCCGAGGGCTCGCTCGAGCAGGTGCAGAACGACGAGCGGGTGATCGAGGTTTATCTTGGGCGGTGA
- the urtE gene encoding urea ABC transporter ATP-binding subunit UrtE → MLNVRNVNQFYGGSHILRDVSLEAQAGQVTVILGRNGVGKTTLLKSLMGLVPIKSGAIEFLGRPIQQWTPYQRARAGIGFVPQGREIFARLTVEENLRMGLAYRPAGTAIPAELFELFPVLRQMLGRRGGDLSGGQQQQLAIARALAAGPKLLVLDEPTEGIQPSIIKDIGRVIRMLAGRGDMAILLVEQYYDFARELADRYLVMERGEVIAQGEGESMEADGVRRLVTI, encoded by the coding sequence ATGCTGAACGTCCGCAACGTCAACCAGTTCTACGGCGGTTCGCACATCCTGCGTGACGTCAGCCTCGAGGCGCAGGCGGGGCAGGTCACCGTGATCCTGGGCCGCAACGGCGTGGGCAAGACCACGCTGCTGAAATCGCTGATGGGGCTGGTGCCGATCAAGTCCGGTGCGATCGAGTTTCTCGGCCGCCCGATCCAGCAGTGGACCCCGTACCAGCGCGCCCGCGCCGGCATCGGCTTCGTGCCGCAGGGCCGCGAGATCTTCGCGCGGCTGACGGTCGAGGAGAACCTGCGAATGGGCCTGGCTTATCGGCCGGCCGGCACCGCGATCCCCGCCGAGCTGTTCGAACTCTTTCCGGTGCTCAGGCAGATGCTCGGCCGCCGCGGCGGTGACCTCTCCGGCGGCCAGCAACAGCAGCTGGCGATTGCGCGCGCACTCGCGGCCGGCCCGAAGCTGCTGGTGCTGGACGAGCCCACCGAAGGCATCCAGCCCAGCATCATCAAGGACATCGGCCGCGTCATCCGCATGCTGGCCGGCCGGGGCGATATGGCGATCCTGCTGGTCGAGCAGTACTACGACTTCGCGCGCGAACTGGCCGACCGCTACCTCGTCATGGAGCGGGGCGAGGTCATTGCACAGGGGGAAGGCGAGTCGATGGAAGCCGACGGCGTACGCCGGCTGGTGACGATCTGA
- a CDS encoding urease accessory protein UreD, with translation MAWHARLRLDLRREGERCLARFEHHGPLRVLQTLYPEGGAICHNVLVHPPSGLVGGDELDLHIRVGAGAHGLVTTPGAARFYRSDGAPAIQRTRIEVEAGGRFEWLPLEAICYSGCIAENRLDLALAPGAEMLGWDVCALGLPEAGQPFASGSLLQHLALGDQWLERGRLEAANSRLMEGPLGLAGRRCLATMYFACGEPIESGRRELALELAREAIAAHSLAADAGATSPSDGVVAVRVLAPLVEPAMELLRSIRNAWRPALWHLPAVTPRLWAL, from the coding sequence ATGGCGTGGCACGCGCGGCTGCGGCTGGACCTGCGGCGGGAAGGCGAACGTTGCCTTGCGCGCTTCGAGCACCACGGCCCGCTGCGCGTGCTGCAGACGCTGTACCCGGAAGGGGGCGCGATCTGCCATAACGTGCTGGTGCATCCGCCCAGCGGCCTGGTGGGCGGAGACGAGCTGGACCTGCACATCCGCGTGGGCGCAGGCGCGCACGGGCTGGTGACCACGCCGGGCGCTGCCCGCTTCTATCGCAGCGACGGCGCACCCGCGATCCAGCGCACGCGCATCGAGGTCGAGGCCGGCGGCCGCTTCGAATGGCTGCCGCTGGAGGCGATCTGCTACAGCGGCTGCATCGCCGAGAACCGGCTCGACCTCGCGCTTGCGCCCGGCGCAGAGATGCTGGGCTGGGACGTGTGCGCACTCGGCCTGCCGGAAGCCGGCCAGCCGTTCGCCTCGGGCAGCCTCCTGCAGCACCTCGCGCTGGGCGATCAGTGGCTGGAGCGCGGGCGCCTCGAAGCGGCCAACTCGCGGCTGATGGAGGGTCCGCTGGGCCTGGCGGGCCGGCGGTGCCTCGCCACGATGTACTTCGCGTGCGGTGAGCCGATCGAGTCCGGCAGGCGCGAGCTCGCTCTCGAACTCGCGCGCGAGGCGATCGCGGCCCATTCACTCGCCGCGGATGCCGGCGCCACGTCGCCGTCCGATGGCGTGGTTGCCGTGCGCGTGCTCGCACCATTGGTTGAGCCGGCCATGGAGCTGCTTCGGTCGATCCGCAATGCCTGGCGACCCGCGCTATGGCACTTGCCCGCCGTGACGCCGCGCCTGTGGGCGCTTTAG
- a CDS encoding ABC transporter permease: MKATRHFERWAPLLLAVALVLLWQVGVTGFQVPEFIFPSPWQIAQQFAEFKGPLMAAAWSTFWVTMVGFGLAILVGVLLGFLIGSSRVAYAAVYPLMVGFNAVPKAAIVPILVVWFGIGIGPGILTAFLISFFPIMVNIATGLATLEPELEDVLRVLGAKRWDVLVKVGLPRAMPYFYGSLKIAITLAFVGTVLAEMTAGDSGIGNLIQTAGSQQRMPLAFAGLVAISIMAMAMYELFSWIERHTTAWAHRGSQNA; this comes from the coding sequence ATGAAGGCGACCCGGCATTTCGAGCGCTGGGCGCCGCTGCTGCTGGCCGTCGCGCTCGTCCTGCTCTGGCAGGTGGGTGTCACGGGCTTCCAGGTGCCGGAGTTCATCTTCCCCAGCCCCTGGCAGATCGCGCAGCAGTTCGCCGAATTCAAGGGCCCGCTGATGGCCGCAGCCTGGAGCACCTTCTGGGTGACGATGGTGGGCTTCGGCCTGGCGATCCTGGTTGGCGTGCTGCTCGGTTTCCTGATCGGCTCTTCGCGCGTCGCCTATGCCGCGGTCTATCCGCTGATGGTGGGCTTCAACGCCGTGCCGAAGGCGGCCATCGTGCCGATCCTGGTCGTGTGGTTCGGCATCGGCATCGGACCGGGCATCCTCACCGCGTTCCTGATCTCGTTCTTCCCGATCATGGTGAACATCGCCACCGGGCTGGCCACGCTGGAGCCGGAACTGGAAGACGTCTTGCGCGTGCTCGGCGCGAAGCGCTGGGACGTGCTGGTGAAAGTGGGCCTTCCGCGCGCCATGCCGTACTTCTACGGCTCGCTGAAGATCGCGATCACGCTGGCATTCGTGGGCACGGTGCTGGCGGAGATGACGGCGGGCGACTCGGGCATCGGCAACCTGATCCAGACGGCGGGCAGCCAGCAGCGCATGCCGCTGGCCTTCGCCGGCCTGGTGGCGATCAGCATCATGGCCATGGCCATGTACGAGCTGTTCAGCTGGATCGAGCGCCACACCACCGCGTGGGCGCACCGCGGTTCGCAGAACGCCTAG
- a CDS encoding ABC transporter ATP-binding protein translates to MSGTAFIDFEDVWLAYNDELLAAGQFAVEAIDLQVTQGEFIAIVGPSGCGKSTFMKLATGLRMPSRGRIRIDGQPVTGPLKISGMAFQAPSLLPWRTTVDNVLLPLEIVEPYRSNFKGKRAEYEQRARALLQKVGLAGYEDKFPWQLSGGMQQRASICRALIHEPKMLLLDEPFGALDAFTREELWCILRDLWTEQRFNVILVTHDLRESVFLADTVYVMSRSPGRFVVKKQIEMPRPRELEITYTKEFTDVVAELRGHIGAIRKPAAEVAR, encoded by the coding sequence GTGTCCGGCACCGCCTTCATCGACTTCGAAGACGTCTGGCTGGCCTACAACGACGAACTGCTCGCCGCCGGGCAGTTCGCGGTGGAGGCCATCGACCTGCAGGTCACGCAGGGCGAATTCATCGCCATCGTCGGCCCCTCGGGCTGCGGCAAGTCCACCTTCATGAAGCTGGCCACCGGCTTGCGCATGCCCTCGCGCGGACGCATCCGCATCGACGGCCAGCCGGTCACCGGGCCGCTCAAGATCTCCGGCATGGCGTTCCAGGCGCCTTCGCTGCTGCCTTGGCGCACGACGGTGGACAACGTGCTGCTGCCGCTGGAGATCGTCGAGCCCTACCGCAGCAACTTCAAGGGCAAGCGCGCCGAGTACGAGCAGCGCGCCCGCGCGCTGCTGCAGAAGGTGGGCCTTGCCGGCTACGAGGACAAGTTTCCCTGGCAGTTGTCGGGGGGCATGCAGCAGCGCGCGAGCATCTGCCGCGCGCTGATCCACGAGCCCAAGATGCTGCTGCTGGACGAGCCCTTCGGCGCGCTGGACGCGTTCACCCGCGAGGAGCTGTGGTGCATCCTGCGCGACCTGTGGACCGAGCAGCGCTTCAACGTCATCCTGGTCACGCACGACCTGCGTGAGTCGGTCTTCCTGGCCGACACCGTCTACGTCATGAGCCGCAGCCCGGGGCGTTTCGTCGTGAAGAAGCAGATCGAGATGCCGCGCCCGCGCGAACTGGAGATCACCTACACCAAGGAGTTCACCGACGTGGTGGCCGAGCTGCGCGGGCACATTGGCGCGATCCGCAAGCCGGCCGCGGAGGTGGCGCGATGA